In Colius striatus isolate bColStr4 chromosome 26, bColStr4.1.hap1, whole genome shotgun sequence, the genomic stretch GAAGAAAACCTCACATTTTGCTTCAAGGAGATGAATTGGCAGAGTTTTCCCTTGCCCACACACAACCTACTTCAAAagctcctcctcctgcagcagcagtccAGCCTCACTTTCCAAACTGCCAAGGATTTCCAGCACTTTCAGCCATGGAGGCGACCAGCTGGACCTCTAGAAACACAGCTATTTTCAAACACCAGCTCTTTGAAATCCCTGCAAAGCATTAACTGCTCAGTGAGCTCAGGATTTGTTCCCTTCACCTCAGCAGACTCAGCACCAACAAAGAGCTGTTTTggcagaaaaaccccaaagagcCTTGTTCTGCTCCAAGTCTGCTTTACTCAACTTTGGAAGCTGTTAAAGGGTAGAAGACAGCTCGGTGTGGTTAGTTACACAGGTATAAATACTCTCATTTTGACATTGCTTAttgcccagcactgccaagttCATGTCTAGCCAAGTCCTTCATACACCTAAGGCTGTGAAAGActgctttattattattttaaagagtTACAATGGTATTCAGAACAAGGTCTCTGCCAGCCAGGGCTCACAACATGCCCTACAAGCAAGAAACATAAGAAAGCTGTGCAAGAGCAGCACTGCAAGAGTGGCAGCACAGTCCCAAAAGGCAGGGAAGTGGTCAACTTTGCAGCTTCCCACACTTCTGAACTCCAAGAACAACgtgcatttcacagaatcacagaatcttaaggcaaagatcatccagtccaacccccatttCACACTACAGGAGTTCAAACATTTGGGGTGGTTGTtttgggagcagaggaggaaaatgtCTTCGTACAGCTTCTCTTTTAGGGGGTTTTTGGTAGCTGTTGCCTCACAAAGAGAGCTCAGAGCGTGCACAGAGAAATACCCACAGTGAGGAGTAAGGCCCAGAGCTGGCAGAGAAGCTTTGTTTATTCATGAACCAGCTTGCAAGGGCTGGCACCACATCTCCAGCGCTGCTTCGCTCTCGAGCAAGGGTGGGACAGCGGAGCAACATTCCAGCCCGAGAGAAAGCTGCTCCCTGGGACCCAAAAGTGTTGCTTTCCTGGGGGAAAACTATTAAATGGCTGCTGTAGCCTGGgagctcagctctgtgctcaTCCTGATGCAGGGTGGCAGCCCCTTTGCTTGTAGACAACAGCAAAAATAAAGAGGTGGAGGTTGGAAAACTCCCCTCGGTCAGCTCGGCCtctcagcaccagcccagcaAAGAGCTTAAGGAGGAAGAGATGTGagccaaacaaaaaatccctgCTGCACTAAATAATTAGCCTGGTTTTGCCTGGGTGAAACCACACTGTGTTGGAGTTGGTTAAAAGGGCTGAAATGTACCCAACATTCCAAAACCAGACGTCAAACTTTGGCAGGAGTGGAACCACGAAGCGCGTGCTGCGAGAGCACGGCCggctcctgcagctggatgTGCCACACCAGGTGtactggggaggtgggggaaaggaaaaaagggcaagaaacCCCTTGGATGGTTATGAAATGGAACTTGTAGGGAAGTAATTCAAGCAAACCCCCTGTGAGTCAAGACTAATTGTGGCAAAACACACTGTTGGATCGGCTGTGAGGAAGAACAAACCCGAGTGGGTGAGTATCAGCCTTGGAGAGGAACATCTCTGGATACCACCGACCTCCAGGAGCTGTGAACTGGGAGATCCTGGTGTCTTCCAAGGTCCTTCCCATGATACAGCTCACCCAAGCATTGCTTTTTGGGTTAAATAACTCCAATTCCTGCTTTTTGGGCCAAGGAGGTtgaaggaggagcagaaggaagagaTTTGCCACAGACTCCGAGTGATGCAGGAACTCACCAGCCCAACGAGAAGATGTGGCAGATATTGTGAAGGCTGATTCAAACCTCAGTGTTACACTCAAAAGCACGTGAGGCTACAAATGTGCCTTTGTTTCAGCTTCCTACACACCTCTACCCTGAGCAGAAATCCCTTCTAGTTCCCCAGGAAAACCTTTGCTTGCATCTCTGCTCAGCCCACGCTCCTCAGCATTCACCCTCTGTGCTACAAGTTCCTTGAAAGCAAAGCCCAGAAACTAAATTCCTTTAGAAGggggagggaaagaaggaagaataatGAAGTTACAGGAAGCAATAGGTCCCAAAGATCTACTACCAAAGCATGTTTTCACCCAGCATTTCCACTCAAAAGCATCGTGGTTGGCTGCTGAACGACAGGGGGAAGAATCACTTTGGAAACCTGACCTCAACTCTGAGTGCTAGGAAGGTGAAAGAGGCTCCAAGAAAGTCAGAAGgctaaaataaaaccaaaagcatCAGGTTTGATGTAGCAGAAAATGAATCCAAACCCAAAATCCAACCCAGAGATCTTCCACTACCACATGCTGCAAACACCaacctcccccccaccccacaccACGAGTCTGACAGAAGCTGAACGGGTTTTACAAAGCCATTTGTCAAGTGTTTCCACCACAAAGAGGGAGGATTTGTCCCCACTGTGTGGACTCAGGACAGGCACCTCACAACCAGGCTCCTGCATTTTCAAAGGGAGTGGAAGGAGGACTTGGTTtcttcctccccatccttcAAACTTCTCCACCCTTCAAAAGGGGTGTGGGAAAATTCCTGCCCATGTCCACAAAACCCCTTTCAAGCCATCCTGAGAACATCCTCCACAGTCAGTGGCATGTCCAGTCAGGCTCTGAGGGGGTTTGGAAGAGATGGGAATAAAAACATTAATGAGAAGTTTCATTCATCAGATGTTTCAGCACCTtgggcctctctgcagcacttccctgtcacTCTGCaactgggcagcccagaactggccccaggactccagctgaggcctccccagggcagagcagaggggcagcacaacctctctggccctgctgcccaacTCTTGATGTCCCCCAGGCTCCCACTGCCCTTTTTgtccacgttgctgctcatgtttagtttattatcaaccaggactcacAGGgtcctgtcccagagctgctctccagcaggtcacccccagccctggcctgctgctgggcttgttcctccccagctgcaggactctgcccttgcctttGGTGAACCTCAAGAGGTTCCATTTTCACCTGACATCTTTGTAAaccagagaagcaaaaaaaaaccccatcagaaCACTAAATACACAGgctgggaaatgctggagaagaACCAGAAACACAAGAGTAAGCAGAAATCAAGGTTAGAAACCCCTCTCGATGGGGAAGAGTTGAGCAAAAGACAAACTGCAAGTGGGAGAAGGTTTCACAGAGTCACAAGGTTCATGTAGAGCTTTCCCTTCTTACAAGCTGCTCAGGGGAAAGTCCCAGTTCTCCAGCGTTCTGATGCCAACCACGTTTAGCTCCAAGCAGTTTGGTATCAGGAGGATATTGGCAAATTGGAAGGCATTCAGGAAAATATAGTTCAGCAGCTGGAGGGATTGATTTACaaggaaagattaaaataaCTAGAGGCCTAGTTTGGCTGAGCAGTGAGGAAGGTGGACATGATCATTTTTTGCTTTACAGTTAGGTTGACAGGCGAGTGCcaaaagggagaggaaatgttTAAACACACTACAATTAGGTCTAACCAAAGGAATTAAGGAAACCTGTGGCTGCATTAAACTTCTCCAGGCACTGAGCTCTAGAGGGTACTAAACCACTCTCCCACTTCTCGAATTCCCAACCAACTTCTAGGATCAGAAAGAAAACCCTCTGCTAGAGGAAGGACCACCCTGGCTGTGGGTGATAGGTGCAAACCTCACAGGTTGACTGCTGAGCCCAcaccttgtttgtttgtttgtttaacaaGAAGAGCAAACAAGCTTCCCAGCCCTCTCCAAGCCCACAAAGTGATTATAGCTGGCACAGCTAATTGCCCCACTCCTGTCACAGAAGGTGGATCCCATCTGGAAGGAAACAGGGAGGAAGGATGTTAACCCTCCTCGTTTTCCCTGAGGGAATCTGGCCATTCCAATTCCTCCCTCCCACAAATTTCTCCTCCATGGTGAAGTTATTCTTAGTTTGTGACAAGAAAACCCCaaccccttcctcctcccaaaaaaacccctgccaGTAGCTGAGAACTGCTGCTGGATTCCTCTCCTCAAGCAACTGTGTTTTAACCAACAactgtttttaaagcattttgcaAAGAAGAGGATGAGCCCCTTCAGGCTGTGGCTGGCAGGAGAGAGCCCCTGCACAACCAACACCCTAGTGAGGCAAAACCCAACACTTTTATAACTTGAAATGTTGCCTGAGCAGGGAAAGACACGGTAACAGGACATGGGGAAAAGGCAGCGACAAATTAAGaggcagaaagaggaaaaggaggaaagctgAGCAGAACAAGGACTTGTTGTCGTTGTACACATTTCACCTCACACCTCAACTGgctgatttcttttcctgagagAGGTTGAGGGACTCCATACCAATGTTTCTGGCAGTAGGAACAAACCAGCTCTGAGATGTGACCCAGACTGTGCTCTCAAAGTCAGAGCTTACCCAGAGGCAACAGATTTCACAGCACCAGATGAGCAAGTGCAAGGGGAAACCCCAGCACTCCAACCAGCTCTCAGAAGCTTGAGCTCTCAAAGCAGCCCAGTGAGAATTAACCACTGTTTCAGGCTTGGGAAGGAGCTGCTTGGTTTGCTAATTCCCTCTGTTTACACTATGGGAGTCCTTGATCCCTCTGGGACTGTGTTGGGTTCAAAAGCCCCTCACCTCCCAACACCTTGCAGACCTCCCAGTCTACACCTTGTTCCTCACCTCGTTCCTGTGAGCACCCACAACCTCCCCACGTCCCTTCTGCTTGTTGCTGGCAGACCCTCAACATATGCCTGGACCCTCTCCAGCTCCCCCACGAGAGCCATGAGCCCCTGTGCTCAGCCCAAAGCTTCTTCACCCAGAGAAGAACAGAGACACCATTCAAGGGGTCCCCCTAAGGGTCTCCTCTGatcccccagctccccatccCCAGGGACACCCTGTATCTCTTCAGGGTCCCACCAGGACCTGCACACCAAAGGGTCTCTCCTGTATCTCCAGCCTCAAAAACATTCCCCTCTGCCCCCAATTCTCACCTACCTTCCAAGGCTCCCCCATTCCTCAAGGACCCTCCCCCAGATACAGTCCCTCACCAAACACCTCGCCAGGCATCACCTCCTGGAATACCACCGCAAGACCCTCTCCCCTTAACCCCTCCTTTCACCCCCACACGCTTGCAAAGGTCTCAACAGCCCCATCCCCTCTCTGCAACCCCTCGAGCCCCCTCATGTCCCCCAGACCCCTACCCGCGAGGCCCTTGCGGACCCTCCTCCTCCGCGGCCCCCAAATCCTCCTGACGCCCCGCACCCCGTTGACCTCGCCCctcacacaccccccccccagccccccattTGTCCCGTCTCCCCCCCTCAGGGGCCCCCAAGGCCTCCGGGTTCCCCCCTCAGGCACCGCCCGGGCCCCTCGCTGCCTCCCTTGGCCCCGCCCACTCCGGGGAGGCGCTTTCCCCTCATCGCGGCGCCCCCTAAATCCCCATTGGCTGCGCCACCCGCCACTCCAAGCCTGGCGGCGAGCCGATTGGTCAAACGGAGCTGTCAATCAAAGAAAGGGCGGGGCAAAGGGGCCCCACAGAAGCCGCCTCACGAAAACTCAGGGAGAGTTGTGGGGGGAGGGGCCGTCCGGGGCTCCCCACCGcacccctcccccccctccGCCGCCCCCCCCCAAACACCCGCACCCCGGGGGGCTGCTCCGCCGCTTGCTCTCGCCACCGGCCCCTCCCGGGGGGTGCGGGGGCGGCCACGCGGCCCGCCGAGCCCGGGAGCCGCCGGTTAcctgagggagggagggacggGCTGGGCCgagccgcgccgccgccggggcctCGCGCTGGCTGCTGCCGCCTCTCGCGTTGggccccccccaacccccccccccccccaaacccgaCCACCCCCGGTCCCCTCCCCACCTCGCGCTCCTCGTCCCCACGCGCGGGACTCTCGCGAGACCGGAGGGGAAGGAACAGCGATGGGGCCAATAAGGGGCCtgagggggcggggcctcggggagggggcggggcgtGGTGGGGCCTGTGGGCGTGGCCAATCGAAAGGGGGCGGGGCCACATGGATCGTCCGGAGGCTGCGGGGACAGACCCGGGACAGACCGACACAGCCCCGGGACAGACCGACACAGCCccggacacacagacacagacccGGGCTGGACTCCCCCGGCTCCAGACACACAGGggagtgctggggagaggccagggcagggccagcaagatgctgagggatggaacatgtgtgtgaggaggaaaggctgcagccctggggctgttgagcctggggaacagaagcctgagctcagggggatcccatcagtgctgctcagtccctaaaggaggatggatggggccaggctttgtgctggggtggccagtggcaggacaaggggtgatgggcacaggctgggacacagcaagtgcccctggcccaggaggagcaagtcctttggtgctgagctgagggagccctggcccaggctgcccagggagggtgtggaggctccttctcagaaGGTTCCCAACatcccctggacacgttcctgtgccccttgagccaggggaagctgctggagcaggggctggggctggagcagctctgcagggcacttccagcccccagcacccaggggtTCTGTGACACCCCAACACTGAGACATCCCAGCACTGGGACACCCAGACATTCAGAGACACTCCAAGACTGAGGCCTCTTCCAGCCAGGAACGAGCCCAAAGCCCAGCTCATGGCCCTGAGGCTGCCAGGCAGATGCTCCCAGCTGAGCTGTCCCCAACGGGGTCATGTCCCTGGGCAAGGACAGAGGAAGGTGACAGCCCAGGGCCATCTTTGTCAAGGATGTTTCCATCCCCTTGGGGAGGTGGCTGAGGGTTCAGGGTGGCAGCTGGGCTTAGCCTCAGGCTGGGAACATTGCCAGCTCTCCAGGGAGGGCAAGTGGTATGAGATGGGGCCACCAAGGAGACACGAAGAGCTGACACTCCGTTATCAAACCGTCTTTATTCTCCTCCTGCCCATTGTGGGCCCAGGTTAGTGGtctcccctgtgccccccagacACCATTCATGGCTCAGTCACCGTCACTGTCACCACCTCCAGCTCCATCACATGGCGAAGAGGATGAGGAAGGCCACCATGAGGCAGAAGAGCCCCATGGCCTCGGAGAGGGCAAAGCCCAGGATGGCATaggagaagagctgctgcttaAGGGAAGGGTTcctgtggggagagggagaggagagggagaggagagggagaggagaggagaggagaggagagggagagggagagggagagggagagggagagggagagggagagggagagggagagggagagggagagggagagggagagggagagggagaggagagggagaggagaggctggTCAGCAAGGGGCACAGATGTCCCCTCACTGCCCCATTTCCTCCccccagtgtgtgtgtgtccccctgACCTGGCATAGCCGATGATGAGGCTGCCAAACACGGTGCCAATGCCGGCGCCAGACCCGGCCACCCCCACCGTGGCTGCGCCAGCACCGATGAACTTGGCGGCCGTGTCGATGTCCCGGTGAGCTGA encodes the following:
- the ATP5MC2 gene encoding ATP synthase F(0) complex subunit C2, mitochondrial; translation: MLACAKFLSAPVLVRRSSRVLYQPLSASVLSRPEAWTEQAQPGAHRAIQTSSAHRDIDTAAKFIGAGAATVGVAGSGAGIGTVFGSLIIGYARNPSLKQQLFSYAILGFALSEAMGLFCLMVAFLILFAM